The DNA sequence GATAGCCCCAGAGGACGGATTTATCTGATGCGATCAGTCGTCGACGGTCGGCTCGGGGTCAGCGCCGACGTTCGCCGACACCTCGACTTGTGCCTCGACTGCCGAGCTTGCGAGACTGCATGTCCCTCGGGGGTTCAATACGGCCAACTCATTGAACCATTCAAGGTTGCTTTGCAGCAGTCTGCTCCTCCCGGGAAGCGGAGTTGGTTACAATCCCTCTTTCTGCGCTACCTTTTTCCTTATGGGAATCGGGTCAAGATTGCCCTTGCCCCTGCTCGGGTCATGCAGCGAGTGGGTTTGATTGACACCATGGAAAAAGTTGGCCTCACTCGCTTGCTCCCACCAACCTTAAGGCAAATGCATGCGATGCTACCCAAGCTCGCCTCGGGTGGTGTAAACCTTCCTGAGGTGCTCCCGCCCCTCGGGCCGAAACGTGCTCGTGTGGCCCTGTTCCTCGGTTGTGTGGCGGATGCAATGTATCCTCAGACAACCGCCGCGACGGCCAGAGTTCTTCAACGCAATGGCTGCGAGGTTGTCATTCCTCGAGGACAGGCCTGCTGCGGGGCAATTCATTATCACTCGGGGATCGAGGAACCGGCGTTCGAGCTCGCAAGGGCAAACCTTCGGGCCTTCGACCTCGATTCGATCGATGCAATTATCGTGAATGCGGCTGGTTGTGGGGCAATGTTGAAAGATTATGGTCATTTGCTGCCGGAAACCGACCAAGCTTTGGCAACACGATTTGCCGCGAAGGTGAAAGATGTTTCGGAATTTCTCGTTCAGCTCGGACCAATTGCACCAAAGCACTCTGGGCCCTATCGCAAGGTCACTTACCACGACGCCTGCCATCTAGTTCACGCCCAACGCGTGAGAAGTCAGCCAAGACAACTCCTGGAACTGATTCCGGGTCTGGAATTAATTCCTCTGGAAGAAACAGAGATTTGTTGCGGTGCCGCCGGTACGTATAACCTGACTGAACCTGAGATGTCGGAACGCCTTGGTCGTCGCAAGATGGAACACATTCTCGCAACGGGTGCGGAAGCGGTTGTTACCGGGAACGTGGGCTGTATTCTTCAAATTGCTCGTAAGGCCAAGGAATATGGCACCACGATCACGGTCGAGCATCCGATTGATCTCCTCGACCGCGCCTATGAGGGGCCTTGACGACGATCAGTGTTCTCTCTGAAGGCCCGATCGTTTCGATTCGATCGGGTCTTCAGAAAAGGCGTTTCATGTCGTAATGTCAAGAGATCTTTGGCCGACAGCGTCCTGAGCGTCTTCCCTCGCAAGTCGGGCCAGGATCGCTTCGATGAGATCGGCCAGGTGTCCGCTCACTGCAAGGCTGGATTCGAGGACTTCCGCATGGGTGAGCGGGTTCGGACTGATTCCGGCTGCCCAGTTGGCCACAATCGCCAAGCCAAGAACGTCCATGCCACCGTGACGGGCCACAATTGCCTCGGGAACAGTTGACATCCCAACAAGATCAGCGCCTAGGATGCGGAGCATTCGGATCTCGGCCGGAGTTTCGTAATGCGGTCCGGGCATACAGGCATAAACGCCGGAGGCAATTGATAATCCCAGCCGATTCGCCTCTTCGCTGGCAAGTGTCCGAAGGCGACTAGAGTAGACCTCGGTCAAGTCGAGAAATCGCGGACCAAGACGATCATCATTGGGGCCCTTCAGTGGACTCGTGCCCAGCAAGTTCAGATGGTCTGAAAGACAGACGAGGGAACCCGGACCAAGGTCGCCTCGAATTCCTCCAGTTGCTGCGGTAAGGATGACCCGGGGAACGGAGAGGCGTTGAAGAACTCGGATCGGAAAGGTCACTGTATCCAGGTCGTGCCCTTCATAGGTGTGAAATCGTCCCTGAAAACATGCAGTCTTGAGACCGCCGTACTCACCGATCACTAATTTCCCAGAGTGACCTTCTACCGTGGGAGCCGGTAGGTGAGGAAGATCACGATACGGTAGGACAACAGGTGATTGGAGTCGATTTGCCAGGCTCCCGAGACCAGAGCCAAGCACAAGTCCAACATCGATTGGCCCCGGAACGCGAGCAAGGATCGTCCTGGCAGTTTCGGAAGCGCGGTCGTGAACCATAAACTTTCTCACGAAATCAAGGTCCCTGCAATACTTGCAGTTAACACATTCGCAAGGGTCGCAGCAAGCAGGGCACGAAACCCCAGTCGAGCAAGGTCGGTGCGGCGTTCCGGCACCAAGGCTCCGATCCCGCCGACCTGAATCCCAATCGAGCTTAGGTTCGCGAATCCACACAGCGCAAACGTCGCAAGTGTCACTGATCGTGGCTGGAACTGAGACGCCATCGACCCTAGCTGCCCGTATGCGACCAATTCGTTGAGGACAAGGCGGGAGCCGAGGAGTCCTCCAACACCAGCACAATCACTCCAGGAGACCCCCATGATCCATGCCACCGGGGCAAGCAACGTCCCGAGGATCATCTGCAATGACAATCCTTCAAGAGGAAGGCGGCCGTTTGACCAGTCCGAAACGAGACTCCCGAATGCACCGAGTCCAGTGTCGAGCATTGCGATCAATGCGAGAAAGGTAATGAGGACGGCAGCGATATTCAGAGCCAGGTGTAATCCTTCCCGAGTACCTCGCGCGGCAGCATCAATGATATTGGCATCGCGGGGTGTCGCATCGGAGCTTACGCTTCCAAGTGTCAGGGGAACGGTCGTTTCGGGAACGAGGATCTTGGCCAGGACAATCGACGCAGGTGCATTCATGAGAATAGCAGTGAGAAGAACTCCCGGGGCTGCCCCGGCCTCGATATAGGCTGCGAGAACACCTCCTGAAACAAGAGCCATTCCGGAAACCATGATGACCATCAACTCGGAGCGTGTGAGTCGGGCAAGAAATGGTCGGATCGTCAGTGGAGCTTCGGTCTGACCGAGGAACAGAGAAGCCGCCACGTTGAGCGACTCAGCGCCGCTTGAGCCTAGCAGTTTGGCCATGCTCCAAGCAAACGCCCGAACAATCAGCTGCATGATCCCAATCTGATACAGAACCGCGAACAGCGCGGCGACGAAGATGACTGTTGGAAGCACTCGGAATGCGAAAACGAATCCTGCCGGACCTGCTGGGTCCACCAAATTCGATCCGAAAACAAACTCTGCACCTACGATTGCACAGTTGAGCACGAGAACTACAAGCCCCGAGGCCGTTTCCATCAAGCGCTGTCCTGCAGGAACTAAGATCAACAGTAACCCAAGGCCCACCTGAATCGCCAGGCCGGGAACAACCGTTCGGAGTGAGATCGCCTTTCGGTTCTCAGAGATTAAAACCGCAAGTCCTACAATCAGAACGATGCCGAGGGCCCCCTGAAGCCGGCTCCATGGGAATTGGCGGCTTACGGTGCCCATCGTTCCTGATGACGAATCGGCTTGGTGATTGAGTGACGCTCCACCAGAATCCTCGATTCCCTGAGCCCATGCCGCTGAGGAACAAAGAAAGAAGACGAGCGGCACAAACCAAAGAGCTCGGGACATGGTTGTAGGTCTCACCAGACTTAGCAGTCACTTCGAGGTGCGAGTGATCAACACCGAGTCTGAGAACTTCAGTTGAGGAAATAAGTGCACTCAATTGTACACTCGGTTCAAAAATCCTCGTTCAGAATGATGGGAAGTCCAGGGATGAGGGCTTCATAATCAGTAACCGAGCCACCATCGAGCATGCAGTCGATAATCTCCCGTCCAAGTGGGTCAAACTCCGACCGTTGATAACTCTGTAGCTCTTTGTGGAAAAATTCAGTTAGGAGCAAGGCACCGGCATCATACCCTTGCTCTCCCACCTCACTTTGCCGATCGACTTGAAGGAAAATGGGGGGGATATCTTGCCCTTCGATCACCAAGGAATTCAGTGCGTAACCCAGTAAGGGACATCGGGCAGGCTGCACCATTGCAGGATGGAAAGGATCGGGTCCTCTGCGGGCAAGGTAGTCTCGAGCGATCCACTGTCCCATGAACCCGACCCGCCAAGCACCGATGTGCTGGTTCGGGATGAGGATGTGTCGCATTCGGTGGCCTTCTTGAAACTGCTTCAGAAGTAGGTTTGCCTGATCAACTTTCCGGCCGGTTGCGAAAGGCCAATAAGATCCGACCCCTTCAGAACTCATTCCCTCGGTTTGCACGATACTCGGATTGGCGTAACCTCGAGGGGCGACAAGGCGCCACAGCCAGGAAAGCGCCGGAGGAAGGAGATGAAACAGCCCAAAGATTCCGAAACTCGGCTTCTCCCGAGTACAAGGCGGAGTCCGGACACCGAAGGATCGAACATCGACTCTCACTGGGCCATGGATGATTCCGGGGATTGATTGCCTGGGAACCACCACGCGAGGATTCGGACATGATTTTCCTGGCTCATCTTCGATGTGTTGCCAAATCAAAGCTGTTCCATCAGGAACTGCTTGAATGTTCAGAAACAGAAGTGGATTCTCCGCATGAATGGTGATTTCCTCAAGATGAGGATCAACTCCATAGTGGTCAATGTGGTTGACACGAATGAACCATGCAGATTCGGCATCGACGAGCGTCAATCGCCCATCGTCATTCTGAAGGCTGGGATGGCAAAGGGCCATATCGTCGGTGACCGGCTGAAGCTCACATCCACGAGGCAGGATCAAATGACGCTCATCCCCGTCCATGAGTCGTTTTCCAAGCAGGAGACGCCCATCTCGCTCTCGGTGGATTTCCTCAAGCATTTCGCTCTTGCCACCACCACTTGCTCCTTCGTGCATGATGGTTAAGCGACTTCCATACGGAGTAACGACCCGCACGGTGGAGCAATGGGTTGTCACCCATTGTTCTCGTTCCCCGATCGCAAGCAATACTCCGTAGATGCCTTTTTTCGCACTCGGTCCTGGATAGAGATTATAGCTGAACAACTCGTGCAGATTGGCCAAGCGGTTATGGACAACGATCTGCTTGCCATCGAAGTGAGAATGACGGAACGGCGGTGCGACATAAACAACCGCTTTGGGGTTGAACTCTGGTGAGAGTTCCGAAGCATCGAGGATTCCTTGCAAGAGCGCCAGTCCAAACCCGAAAAATCCGGCGTTGGCGGGGACTACGGCGACTGCATCGATTCCTTGATCCGGAACACCTGAGACAAAAGGAAACAGGGCCAGTTGCTGTGTCTTGAGCCAGTCAAATGTCTCAAGTCGGGTCCGTTCGAATTCCTGACCAAACCGTTCGGCGTAGCGTGGCTTATTGGTCGGTTCGTCGTCTCCGATCACCATGCAATCTGGGTCTCGTCGTCTCATGTACGGTTCGAGGTAATTTGCCGCGACGCCGTTTGTGACGCGACAGACCTTCGCCTCGACAACCGGTCCTCGGCCTGGAACGTCATAGGCAACCTCATGCCAGCCTCCAACCGCGTCTTTAACGGCCAGATCGGCCAGTTCATCGACATTCCGAGCGATCTGCCAGCCGGGACATGCGGTCAGGATTGCTTTGAGTTCTTCAGGAACCTTGAAGACATCGAACGGCCCAGACTGCACCGCCATTGAGAGACACTCCACTGGGAGAAACATTGGGCTCGAAGTGTGTTGAGGTCGGATTTCTGAGACCACAGTTTACACGACCCACCGGCCCCTCCCCACACCTGGCCGGTGCAAGATGCCTGAAGTTCAACCGAAGAGCTGAAACGAGTGTTCAAGGCGATCAACGATGAGGTCGGGTACCTCAACAGGCGATTCGCCAACCTCGAAGGCCCCTGAAACCAGCTTGGTCACCTCTTGCAGGGCGGGATCGTCGCCATTGGAAAGGATGGTGCAAAGCGATTCACCCTGGTGAACTCGATCGCCGCACTTCTTGTTGAGGATAATCCCGACTCCATGATCGATCTGATCTTCGGCCCTCGCCCGCCCGGCCCCGAGCAGCATGGCGGCATGTCCGATCGGCCTGGCAAGGACATTCGTCACGAATCCCTTACGAGGCGAAGGAATCTCACGGAGGACCTTCGGCAAAGGCAAGAGCGTCAGGTCATCGATGACTTTCGGATCGCCGCCTTGGGCCTCGACAACGCGACGGAAACGCTCAAGGGCTGAACCATCGTGGATGACCCGGAAGCACATGGCCTTCGCTTCTTCGAGGGTCCGAGCCGCCCTTCCGAGCACGAGCATTTCGGACGCCAATGCGATCGAGAGGTCTCGAAGATCTGTCGGGCCTTCGCCCCGTAAGCATCGCACACATTCGGCGACCTCAACTGCGTTGCCAACAGCTTTGCCAAGTGGTTGATCCATGCGAGTGATCAATGCAACCATGTCTTTGCCAAGTCCTCGACCAATTCGGCACATCGACTCGGCGAGTGCTTGAGCATCCTCAAGTCGTTGCATGAACGCACCGTCACCTGTCTTGACGTCAAGTACAAGCCCGTCAATACCTTCAGCCAGCTTCTTAGAAAGGATCGACGCAGTGATCAGAGGAATGGATTCAACGGTCGCTGTTGCGTCACGTAAGGCATAGAGTCGCTTGTCGGCTGGTGCAATCGCTCTTGTCTGACCGATGAGTACGAGACCACACTCTTCGAGGACACGTTGATAGCCTTCGATGTCCAGGTCAATCCGGAACCCGGGGATCGATTCCAACTTGTCGAGGGTTCCCCCTGTGTGACCAAGTCCGCGGCCCGAAACCATCGGTACGGGAACTCCACAGGCCGCGACGATCGGTGCTAGGACAAGCGAGGTTTTGTCTCCCACTCCCCCGGTACTGTGCTTATCGATCTTGCGACCAGGGATCTTCGAAAGGTCAACGATGGTCCCCGAATTCATCATGCAGGCAGTCAGGGCCTCGGTTTCCTCAGGGTTCATGCCCTGCCAGAGGATCGCCATGAGCAGCGCGGTCCACTGGTAGTCCGGAACTTCCCCGGAGCCTAGTCCGTGAATCAGCCATTGAATCTCGGATGG is a window from the Tautonia rosea genome containing:
- a CDS encoding thymidine phosphorylase, whose product is MTPRAVDLIRRKRDGGILEPSEIQWLIHGLGSGEVPDYQWTALLMAILWQGMNPEETEALTACMMNSGTIVDLSKIPGRKIDKHSTGGVGDKTSLVLAPIVAACGVPVPMVSGRGLGHTGGTLDKLESIPGFRIDLDIEGYQRVLEECGLVLIGQTRAIAPADKRLYALRDATATVESIPLITASILSKKLAEGIDGLVLDVKTGDGAFMQRLEDAQALAESMCRIGRGLGKDMVALITRMDQPLGKAVGNAVEVAECVRCLRGEGPTDLRDLSIALASEMLVLGRAARTLEEAKAMCFRVIHDGSALERFRRVVEAQGGDPKVIDDLTLLPLPKVLREIPSPRKGFVTNVLARPIGHAAMLLGAGRARAEDQIDHGVGIILNKKCGDRVHQGESLCTILSNGDDPALQEVTKLVSGAFEVGESPVEVPDLIVDRLEHSFQLFG
- a CDS encoding NupC/NupG family nucleoside CNT transporter; the protein is MGTVSRQFPWSRLQGALGIVLIVGLAVLISENRKAISLRTVVPGLAIQVGLGLLLILVPAGQRLMETASGLVVLVLNCAIVGAEFVFGSNLVDPAGPAGFVFAFRVLPTVIFVAALFAVLYQIGIMQLIVRAFAWSMAKLLGSSGAESLNVAASLFLGQTEAPLTIRPFLARLTRSELMVIMVSGMALVSGGVLAAYIEAGAAPGVLLTAILMNAPASIVLAKILVPETTVPLTLGSVSSDATPRDANIIDAAARGTREGLHLALNIAAVLITFLALIAMLDTGLGAFGSLVSDWSNGRLPLEGLSLQMILGTLLAPVAWIMGVSWSDCAGVGGLLGSRLVLNELVAYGQLGSMASQFQPRSVTLATFALCGFANLSSIGIQVGGIGALVPERRTDLARLGFRALLAATLANVLTASIAGTLIS
- a CDS encoding (Fe-S)-binding protein, with the translated sequence MALFLGCVADAMYPQTTAATARVLQRNGCEVVIPRGQACCGAIHYHSGIEEPAFELARANLRAFDLDSIDAIIVNAAGCGAMLKDYGHLLPETDQALATRFAAKVKDVSEFLVQLGPIAPKHSGPYRKVTYHDACHLVHAQRVRSQPRQLLELIPGLELIPLEETEICCGAAGTYNLTEPEMSERLGRRKMEHILATGAEAVVTGNVGCILQIARKAKEYGTTITVEHPIDLLDRAYEGP
- a CDS encoding DUF4914 family protein, which produces MAVQSGPFDVFKVPEELKAILTACPGWQIARNVDELADLAVKDAVGGWHEVAYDVPGRGPVVEAKVCRVTNGVAANYLEPYMRRRDPDCMVIGDDEPTNKPRYAERFGQEFERTRLETFDWLKTQQLALFPFVSGVPDQGIDAVAVVPANAGFFGFGLALLQGILDASELSPEFNPKAVVYVAPPFRHSHFDGKQIVVHNRLANLHELFSYNLYPGPSAKKGIYGVLLAIGEREQWVTTHCSTVRVVTPYGSRLTIMHEGASGGGKSEMLEEIHRERDGRLLLGKRLMDGDERHLILPRGCELQPVTDDMALCHPSLQNDDGRLTLVDAESAWFIRVNHIDHYGVDPHLEEITIHAENPLLFLNIQAVPDGTALIWQHIEDEPGKSCPNPRVVVPRQSIPGIIHGPVRVDVRSFGVRTPPCTREKPSFGIFGLFHLLPPALSWLWRLVAPRGYANPSIVQTEGMSSEGVGSYWPFATGRKVDQANLLLKQFQEGHRMRHILIPNQHIGAWRVGFMGQWIARDYLARRGPDPFHPAMVQPARCPLLGYALNSLVIEGQDIPPIFLQVDRQSEVGEQGYDAGALLLTEFFHKELQSYQRSEFDPLGREIIDCMLDGGSVTDYEALIPGLPIILNEDF
- a CDS encoding purine-nucleoside phosphorylase — its product is MVHDRASETARTILARVPGPIDVGLVLGSGLGSLANRLQSPVVLPYRDLPHLPAPTVEGHSGKLVIGEYGGLKTACFQGRFHTYEGHDLDTVTFPIRVLQRLSVPRVILTAATGGIRGDLGPGSLVCLSDHLNLLGTSPLKGPNDDRLGPRFLDLTEVYSSRLRTLASEEANRLGLSIASGVYACMPGPHYETPAEIRMLRILGADLVGMSTVPEAIVARHGGMDVLGLAIVANWAAGISPNPLTHAEVLESSLAVSGHLADLIEAILARLAREDAQDAVGQRSLDITT